The genomic stretch CGAGCGGGCCGCCAAGGCGATGCTGGAGACCGGTATCCGCGACGTGCGTAACCAGGGCGTGCTCATGCGGGGGGTCAACGACACGCCCGCGCAGCTGCTGGACCTGTGCTTCAGCCTGCTCGACGGCGCCGCGATCATGCCCTACTACTTCTACATGTGCGACATGATCCCGTTCAGCGAGCACTGGCGGGTGTCGGTCAAGGAGGCGCAGCGGCTGCAGCACGCGATCATGGGCTACCTGCCCGGGTTCGCCACGCCGCGGATCGTCTGCGACGTCCCCTATGTCGGCAAGCGCTGGGTGCACCAGCTGGAGTCGTACGACGAGACGCTGGGCATCTCGTACTGGACCAAGAACTACCGCAACGGCATCGAGCTCACCGACCCGGACGCGCTGTCTCGGCGGTACGAGTACTACGACCCGATCCACACCCTGCCGGCCGGTGGCCAGGAGTGGTGGGGCGAGCACGGCGGCAGCATGCAGGACGTGCACGACGCGGCCACCGCGGCGGCCCAGGCCTCCCGCGAGGCCTCCCTCTCCAGCTGAGCCCGACTTGTCAGGGTGAGGACGACGTATGGGCCGTCCTCACCCTGACACCTCAGAGGGCGAGGGGGCGCGACTCGTACGGCGTGGAGAGCACCACGGTGGTGTGCGTGCTCACGTTGGCCACGGCGCGGATCTCGGCGAGGAGCGTCTCCAGTTCCAGCGGCGAGGGCACCCGCACCTTGAGGATGTAGGACTCCTGCCCAGCGACGGAGTGGCAGGCCTCGATCTGCTTGAGACCGGCGAGCCGCTGCGGAGCGTCGTCCGGCTGGGACGGATCCAGCGGCGTGATCGCGACGAACGCCGTCATCGGCAGGCCGACTGCGCTCGGGTCGATCACCGCGGCGTAGCCGCGGATCACGCCGCGCTCCTCCAGCCGGCGCACCCGCTGGTGCACCGCTGAGGTGGACAGCCCGGTGGCCCGGCCCAGGTCGGTGTAGCTCATCCGTCCGTCCGCGGCCAGCTGCCGGACGATTTCACGGTCCAGGTCCTCCACACCGCAGAACCTACCGGTGGCCGGCCGCTGGCGCGTTCGAGTTGGGCCGTGTGTGCGTCACAGTCGTGCCCTGGGTGGCCGGCGCGATCCCGGTGCGCTGGGCTACGCCAGCGCCCGGGCCACCGAGCGGTGCGGCTCACCGAAGCGCAGCTGCATCGCGATCAACCCGGCGGTGACCGCCGCCGACGCGCACCGCAGAGAGGCGAACCCGCTGACCTCCAGCTGGGCGAGGACGGCGACCGCCACCAGGGTTGACGACTCCGAACCGGGCGAGATGGCGGTAGCCCGAGAACACCAGGGACCCGCAGGTGACGACCACGTAGGCGGCGATGACCAGTGGTCCTGCGCGCAGCCCGGTGCCGTAGCTGACGTGGTATTGACCGAGCTCCGCCATGACCGGGCCGCGCAGCATCGCGGCCAGCAGCACGACGGACACCACGAACGCCCGGATCGCCGCACGGCGACGCCCGGTTGGCTCGAGCGCCAGGACAGCCATCGGGACGTAGACAGGAAGCACGACGAACGCGAACAGCGGGTACACCCAGGTGGCGACGCGTCCGACCTCGGCGCTCAGCTGGCCCTGCAGCCCCCACCACACGAAGGCCTCGTCCACCTGGTGGGCCGTCAGCAGCAGCGGGAGGACGGCCAGGGCGAGATGGTCGTAGCGAGGGTGGACAGGTCGGGCGGCGCCGAACCCGATCATTGCCAGCACGGCTCCGCCTACCCTGTCGGCTTCGGCGGAGAAGCACACCTTGCGACCCTAGCCCCCCAGATCTGGTCCCCCGGGCACCCGGGGAACGGTGGGTCAGCGTCCGGACAGGCTCCGGCCGATCACCAGCCGCTGCACCTGGTTGGTCCCCTCGACGATCTGCAGCACCTTCGCCTCGCGCATGTACCGCTCGACCGGGTAGTCCTCCACGTAGCCGTAGCCGCCGAGCACCTGGACGGCATCCGTGGTGACCTTCATGGCCACGTCGGTGGCGAACAGCTTGGCCATGGCCGCCCGGACGCCGAACGGCCGCCCGGCGTCGCGCAGCCGCGCGGCGTCCAGGTACAGCGCCCGGGCCGCGGAGATCCCGGTGGCCATGTCCGCGAGCATGAACGACAGGCCCTGGAAGTCGATGATCGACCGGCCGAACTGCTTGCGGTCCTTGGCGTAGTCGACGGCGGCGTCCAACGCGGCCTGGGCCAGCCCGACGGCGCAGGCGGCGATGCCGAGCCGGCCGCTGTCCAGGGCCGCCATGGCGATCTCGAAGCCCTGCCCCTCGGCGCCGATTCGGCGCTCGGCGGGCACCCGGGCGCCGTCCAGCAGGATCTGCGCGGTCGTCGAGGCGTTTGCGCCCATCTTGCGCTCCGGCGGCGCGGCCGACAGCCCCGGCGTGTCCGACGGCGCCAGCAGGCAGGTCACCCCGCGGGCCTCGGTGTCCGCCGTGCGCACCATCAGGTTGTAGAAGTCGGCCTCGCCACCGTGGGTGATCCAGGCCTTGGTGCCGGTGACCACGTAGTCGTGGCCCTGGAGCACCGCCTTGGTCTGCAGCGCCGCGGCGTCCGAGCCGGACTGCGGCTCGGACAGGCAGTAGGCGCCCAGCAGGTCCCCGCCGAGCATCTCCGGCAGCCAGCGCTGCTGCTGCTCCGGCGTCCCGTACCGGGCCAGCGGGTAGCAGGCCAGGGTGTGCACGCTCATCCCGATGCCCACGGACAGCCAGGCCGTCGCGACCTCCTCGAGGACCTGCAGGTACACCTCGTAGGGCTGGCCGCCGCCGCCCTGCTCCTCGGGGTAGGCCAGCCCGAGCAGGCCGGCCCGGCCGAGCGTGCGGTAGACGTCGCGGGGGAACCGCTGGTCGTGCTCGTCCTGCCCGGCTCGCGGCGCCAGCTCGGCCGCGCTGATCTCGCGGGTGAGGCCGAGCAGCGCCTCGGCCTCCTCGGTCGGCAGCGTCCGCTGGACAGCGGTGGCCATCGCTCAGCCCTCCAAGATGACGAGGTCGCGGGGCCGCAGGTTGAGCCGCTCGACGCCGTCGTCGGTGACCACGACGATGTCCTCGATGCGGGCGCCGTGCCGGCCCGGTTGGTAGATCCCCGGTTCGATGGAGAACGCCATGCCGGACTCGAGCAGCTGGGTGTTGCCGGACACGATGTACGGGTCCTCGTGGGTCTCCAGGCCGATGCCGTGCCCCGTGCGGTGGATGAACAGCTCGCCGTAGCCGGCGTCGGCGATCACCTCGCGGGCCGCGTTGTCCACGCTCTCGGCGCTGACCCCGGGCTGGACGTGGTCGCAGGCGGCGGCCTGGGCCCGCTGCAGCACCTCGTAGTAGGCGAGGAAG from Actinomycetes bacterium encodes the following:
- a CDS encoding lysine 2,3-aminomutase, with protein sequence ERAAKAMLETGIRDVRNQGVLMRGVNDTPAQLLDLCFSLLDGAAIMPYYFYMCDMIPFSEHWRVSVKEAQRLQHAIMGYLPGFATPRIVCDVPYVGKRWVHQLESYDETLGISYWTKNYRNGIELTDPDALSRRYEYYDPIHTLPAGGQEWWGEHGGSMQDVHDAATAAAQASREASLSS
- a CDS encoding Lrp/AsnC family transcriptional regulator yields the protein MEDLDREIVRQLAADGRMSYTDLGRATGLSTSAVHQRVRRLEERGVIRGYAAVIDPSAVGLPMTAFVAITPLDPSQPDDAPQRLAGLKQIEACHSVAGQESYILKVRVPSPLELETLLAEIRAVANVSTHTTVVLSTPYESRPLAL
- a CDS encoding DUF6629 family protein → MCFSAEADRVGGAVLAMIGFGAARPVHPRYDHLALAVLPLLLTAHQVDEAFVWWGLQGQLSAEVGRVATWVYPLFAFVVLPVYVPMAVLALEPTGRRRAAIRAFVVSVVLLAAMLRGPVMAELGQYHVSYGTGLRAGPLVIAAYVVVTCGSLVFSGYRHLARFGVVNPGGGRRPRPAGGQRVRLSAVRVGGGHRRVDRDAAALR
- a CDS encoding acyl-CoA dehydrogenase family protein, encoding MATAVQRTLPTEEAEALLGLTREISAAELAPRAGQDEHDQRFPRDVYRTLGRAGLLGLAYPEEQGGGGQPYEVYLQVLEEVATAWLSVGIGMSVHTLACYPLARYGTPEQQQRWLPEMLGGDLLGAYCLSEPQSGSDAAALQTKAVLQGHDYVVTGTKAWITHGGEADFYNLMVRTADTEARGVTCLLAPSDTPGLSAAPPERKMGANASTTAQILLDGARVPAERRIGAEGQGFEIAMAALDSGRLGIAACAVGLAQAALDAAVDYAKDRKQFGRSIIDFQGLSFMLADMATGISAARALYLDAARLRDAGRPFGVRAAMAKLFATDVAMKVTTDAVQVLGGYGYVEDYPVERYMREAKVLQIVEGTNQVQRLVIGRSLSGR